A region of Antedon mediterranea chromosome 8, ecAntMedi1.1, whole genome shotgun sequence DNA encodes the following proteins:
- the LOC140057175 gene encoding uncharacterized protein, protein MYRARIGLGNGVCLNSGKLVIAGILKLKYDQRRLFVMRSVDNGDIWTTDVKPLDAPPDATLGEHIQVVEYANDLVNISCSFEGSKQCFCIYSDTGFKVFDCQIKDANPECQGCIVRLPTKTNKFYHIAMASHGNETDKDLTLYLSEDGCKTWYQFNTLGAVNAEESDLAYYSVKEGEEEAKGIVCVTVMVQKQRVIILECS, encoded by the exons ATGTATCGTGCGCGGATTG gCTTGGGTAATGGTGTATGCTTAAATTCTGGAAAATTGGTTATTGCAGGAATTTTGAAGCTGAAATATGATCAGC GAAGACTATTTGTAATGAGAAGTGTCGATAATGGTGACATCTGGACAACTGATGTTAAACCACTTGATGCTCCACCAGATGCTACCTTGGGAGAACACATACAA gttgttgaatatgctaatGATCTAGTTAACATCAGCTGTTCGTTCGAGGGCTCTAAACAGTGTTTCTGTATATACAGTGATACAGGATTTAAAGTATTTGATTGCCAGATTAAGGATGCAAATCCAGAATGCCAG GGTTGTATCGTACGTTTACCAACAAAGACAAATAAGTTCTACCATATAGCAATGGCAAGTCATGGAAATGAAACGGATAAGGATCTTACACTTTACTTAAGTGAAGATGGTTGTAAAACCTGGTATCAGTTTAACACACTAGGTGCAGTGAATGCAGAAGAATCTGACCTAGCTTACTACAGTGTAAAAGAAGGTGAAGAAGAAGCAAAAGGAATAGTGTGTGTTACAGTTATGGTTCAGAAACAAAGGGTTATAATATTGGAATGCAGTTAA
- the LOC140057176 gene encoding uncharacterized protein, translating into MRNDSQRKFQCEIGTRGDIQRSNPSILTVYYLNQPLLGETESAAYKGQSVTFTCIKPDGDPIPHITWYKDEQTVNTNNSSRYEITNINSTESVLKIKLATEEDGGNYTCKAESDQFKGEDAKTSVGKQLSIYNVFVTFQSEDVLATCTEEDEPKPSSVMIIQNGEVIKQGKNTVTLGTNDKICQSSIPWHTETEKELNDTAICLLENYCIADLYPMGTAIATTATILCCVLTFMITRCIYVRRIKEISSRHQNAPYQGGHSKSAAVPNQSATAGVGVSNMSHKERSRTIIQKEVGEIQDQSNQYQSMAADDEIDDEGYVRPTCSAKLGKREVIEIKCQNPQYKGLSSDDIGDDSASKLEAMRRGIEMERQHSQNKGLVSASPDVLYEEICDSGVTSTFKIGKVSESYYCKQFND; encoded by the exons ATGAGAAATGATTCTCAACGAAAATTTCAGTGCGAGATAGGAACAAGAGGTGATATTCAAAGATCAAATCCATCTATTCTAACTGTATATT ATTTGAATCAACCACTTCTTGGTGAAACAGAAAGTGCTGCCTATAAAGGTCAATCGGTGACCTTTACCTGTATCAAACCTGATGGTGATCCTATTCCTCACATTACTTGGTATAAAGATGAACAGACAGTCAACACAAACAACTCTTCTAGATATGAGATTACCAATATTAACAGTACAGAGTCAGTTCTTAAGATTAAATTAGCTACTGAAGAAGATGGTGGGAATTATACATGTAAAGCAGAAAGTGATCAGTTTAAAGGAGAGGATGCTAAAACAAGTGTTGGAAAACAGTTGAGCATATACA ATGTCTTTGTAACATTTCAATCGGAAGATGTTTTAGCAACATGCACAGAAGAGGACGAACCCAAGCCATCATCAGTAATGATAATACAAAATGGGGAAGTGATTAAGCAAGGGAAAAATACAGTTACTTTAGGAACTAATGATAAGATATGTCAGTCAAGTATTCCATGGCATACAGAAACTGAAAAAGAGCTGAACGATACAGCAATATGTCTACTAGAAAACTACTGTATTGCAG ATTTGTATCCAATGGGTACAGCCATAGCAACAACTGCAACTATTCTTTGCTGCGTCTTGACGTTTATGATAACCCGTTGTATTTAT GTAAGAAGAATAAAAGAAATCAGTTCCAGACATCAAAATGCTCCATATCAGGGAGGACATTCTAAATCTGCCGCTGTGCCAAACCAAAGTGCTACGGCAGGGGTTGGTGTTTCTAACATGTCACATAAAGAAAGATCCAGAACAATAATACAG AAAGAAGTAGGAGAAATCCAAGATCAAAGTAATCAATACCAAAGTATGGCAGCTGATGACGAGATAGATGACGAGGGATATGTTAGGCCTACATGCAGTGCAAAACTTGGg aaaAGAGAAGTGATAGAAATCAAATGCCAAAATCCTCAATACAAAGGACTGTCTAGTGATGACATAGGCGACGATAGTGCATCAAAACTAGAG GCAATGAGACGTGGAATTGAAATGGAACGCCAACATTCACAAAACAAAGGTTTGGTTTCGGCAAGTCCTGATGTCCTTTACGAAGAGATTTGTGATAGTGGCGTTACTAGTACATTCAAAATAGGAAAAGTTTCAGAATCATATTATTGTAAACAGTTCAATGACTAA